A single Balneola sp. DNA region contains:
- a CDS encoding thiamine pyrophosphate-binding protein: MSDTLIWHKVLDNKEDLPEGRVMTVTAGHKGICLTHFERTYSALDNKCPHQGGPLGEGSIENGMLRCPWHGWDYHPCTGNSPGGFDDGVDAYAIKEEGGAIYVGLEPEKPHETTISDVMVETMINWGVNTVFGMVGHSNLGFADAMRRQEEKGNLRFFGIRHEGAASFAASAYGKLTGKPAGCFAIAGPGSTNMYTGLWDAKVDRAPILALTGQVATQVVGTGNFQELDLVQAFDSVAEFNHRVGATSRHAELMSLAVKHAILKRDVSHLTFPDEVQETPAPAHAKAKTPENRITPMNIAPPKESFDKAVGMLNESKRPVIIVGHGARFHMDQVISFAENLKCPVLTTFKGKGQISDHHPLGCGVLGRSGTPIASWFMNESDLLLVVGASFSNHTGITPKKPTIQIDFDPLALSKFHQVDAAVWGEISVTMEMFEESGITLDNKNDNIQEIADRWEIWRTEKTKRLIEDHGQGVSSIAVFDALNQHAPENAVMCVDVGNNAYSFGRYYESKDNTFLMSGYLGSIGFALPAAMGAWTAVGKDRPVIAVAGDGGFCQYLAEMTTLVKYNMPIKVIVLNNNELGKISKEQRAGELDVWATSLSNPEFAEYAKGCGAKGILVTERDQLDAAMQELFAHDGPALLEIKTDVSLI, from the coding sequence ATGAGCGATACCCTAATCTGGCACAAAGTCCTCGACAACAAAGAAGACCTTCCCGAAGGAAGAGTAATGACCGTTACTGCAGGTCATAAAGGAATTTGCCTCACCCATTTTGAACGCACCTATTCGGCTTTAGACAACAAGTGCCCCCATCAGGGAGGGCCTTTAGGAGAAGGAAGTATCGAAAATGGAATGCTCCGTTGCCCATGGCACGGCTGGGATTATCATCCCTGTACAGGAAACTCACCCGGGGGCTTTGATGATGGCGTGGATGCCTATGCAATCAAAGAAGAAGGCGGAGCTATTTATGTAGGCCTTGAGCCAGAGAAACCTCATGAAACTACCATTTCTGATGTAATGGTAGAAACCATGATTAACTGGGGAGTAAACACGGTATTTGGAATGGTAGGGCATTCCAATCTTGGTTTTGCTGATGCCATGCGCCGACAGGAAGAAAAAGGGAATCTTCGGTTCTTTGGAATCCGGCATGAAGGAGCTGCTTCGTTCGCAGCCTCAGCCTATGGAAAGCTGACCGGAAAACCAGCTGGGTGTTTTGCAATTGCCGGACCGGGTTCGACCAATATGTACACCGGTTTATGGGATGCCAAAGTAGACCGCGCTCCCATTCTGGCGCTAACCGGACAGGTAGCCACGCAGGTAGTAGGAACCGGAAATTTCCAGGAACTGGATTTGGTACAGGCTTTTGACTCAGTAGCCGAGTTCAATCATAGAGTAGGAGCAACCAGCAGGCATGCAGAATTGATGTCTTTAGCAGTAAAACATGCAATCCTGAAACGGGACGTCTCACATCTCACCTTTCCTGATGAAGTGCAGGAAACGCCAGCTCCGGCGCATGCCAAAGCAAAAACTCCGGAGAATCGAATCACCCCAATGAACATTGCTCCTCCAAAAGAAAGCTTTGATAAAGCAGTCGGGATGCTCAATGAATCAAAACGCCCGGTTATCATAGTTGGTCATGGAGCTCGTTTCCATATGGATCAGGTCATTAGCTTTGCAGAAAATCTGAAATGCCCGGTGCTTACCACCTTTAAAGGAAAAGGACAGATATCGGATCATCATCCATTAGGCTGTGGAGTATTAGGGCGCAGTGGAACCCCAATCGCATCCTGGTTTATGAATGAATCAGATTTACTGTTAGTAGTAGGCGCTTCCTTCTCCAATCACACAGGAATCACTCCCAAGAAACCAACCATCCAGATTGATTTCGATCCATTAGCACTAAGTAAATTCCACCAGGTAGACGCTGCTGTTTGGGGAGAGATTTCTGTTACTATGGAAATGTTTGAAGAATCAGGCATCACCCTGGACAACAAAAATGACAATATCCAGGAAATCGCTGATCGATGGGAAATCTGGCGAACAGAAAAAACGAAGCGCCTGATTGAAGATCATGGACAAGGAGTAAGCTCCATTGCTGTATTTGATGCCTTAAACCAACATGCCCCAGAAAATGCGGTGATGTGTGTGGATGTGGGTAACAACGCCTATTCCTTTGGCCGCTACTATGAAAGCAAAGACAACACCTTTTTGATGTCCGGGTACCTTGGTTCCATCGGTTTTGCTTTACCTGCTGCTATGGGAGCCTGGACGGCTGTTGGAAAAGACCGTCCGGTAATAGCAGTAGCAGGGGATGGAGGCTTTTGCCAGTATTTAGCCGAAATGACAACCCTGGTTAAATACAATATGCCCATTAAAGTGATTGTGCTAAACAACAACGAACTGGGTAAAATCTCCAAAGAACAACGAGCTGGTGAATTGGATGTGTGGGCGACCAGCCTATCCAATCCCGAATTTGCAGAATATGCCAAAGGCTGTGGAGCTAAAGGAATACTTGTTACCGAGCGAGATCAATTAGATGCTGCCATGCAGGAACTCTTTGCCCACGATGGTCCGGCGCTCCTTGAGATTAAGACGGATGTGAGTTTGATTTAG
- a CDS encoding DUF229 domain-containing protein, with product MRFALFSCCLILLTACSTPTKELPPNIIYIFTDDLGYGDVGVFGATDIKTPNIDRMAEEGIKFTEFYSVSPVCTPSRAGLLTGRYPQRMGLNGVFFPESFEGMPQEEITIAEMLKEEGYATGLVGKWHLGHMQKFMPLVQGFDEYFGIPYSNDMESVVYMRGNDVVSHSVDQTQLTKTYTEEAIQYIEDHKEEPFFLYLAHNMPHVPIYASDEFLGSSDRGLYGDVIQELDWSVGQILEKLETENLLENTLVIFSSDNGPWLVMEDHGGSSGGFREGKMYSFEGGMRVPTVAMWKGKISAGTVYDDMATQLDWLPTFATLTGAEVPADRAIDGKDISEVLFGTGTRVEEGFLYFEFGELTGYRKGEWKVKRPFAGFEGARWKKSSPPHDSLLINLKSDPFEQVNLFEENKDLARALFKEMEEKYAGLGELPPSIVIRTPADESHYEYLEGKK from the coding sequence ATGAGATTCGCTCTTTTCAGTTGTTGCTTGATTCTTCTCACAGCTTGCTCTACACCTACTAAAGAACTTCCACCTAACATCATCTATATCTTCACAGATGATTTAGGGTATGGGGATGTTGGAGTTTTTGGAGCGACGGATATCAAGACTCCGAATATAGATCGGATGGCAGAAGAGGGGATAAAGTTCACCGAGTTTTATTCGGTTTCGCCAGTGTGTACTCCTTCGAGGGCAGGGTTGCTTACCGGGCGCTATCCCCAACGGATGGGATTAAACGGAGTGTTTTTCCCTGAAAGTTTTGAGGGTATGCCTCAAGAGGAAATCACGATCGCCGAAATGCTGAAAGAGGAAGGTTATGCTACCGGCTTAGTTGGCAAATGGCACCTGGGGCATATGCAGAAATTCATGCCGCTGGTTCAGGGTTTTGATGAGTATTTTGGCATTCCTTACAGCAACGACATGGAAAGTGTGGTGTATATGAGAGGCAATGATGTAGTCTCTCATTCTGTAGATCAAACCCAGCTCACCAAAACCTACACCGAAGAAGCTATTCAGTATATCGAGGATCATAAAGAGGAACCTTTCTTTTTATATCTGGCTCATAATATGCCACATGTTCCAATCTATGCTTCGGATGAATTCCTTGGGAGCTCTGATCGAGGTTTATATGGAGATGTAATCCAGGAACTGGACTGGAGTGTGGGACAAATCCTGGAAAAACTAGAAACAGAGAACCTGTTGGAAAATACCCTCGTTATTTTCTCCAGTGATAACGGACCATGGTTAGTGATGGAAGATCATGGGGGCAGTTCTGGAGGATTTAGGGAAGGGAAGATGTATTCTTTTGAGGGAGGGATGAGAGTCCCGACCGTAGCCATGTGGAAAGGAAAAATTTCAGCCGGAACGGTGTATGATGATATGGCCACGCAACTGGATTGGTTGCCTACCTTTGCAACTTTGACCGGAGCAGAAGTACCTGCTGATAGAGCGATTGATGGTAAAGATATTTCAGAAGTGCTATTTGGAACCGGAACGAGGGTAGAAGAAGGGTTTTTGTACTTTGAATTCGGTGAGTTAACCGGCTATAGAAAAGGAGAGTGGAAGGTGAAACGACCATTTGCAGGATTTGAAGGGGCTCGATGGAAGAAGTCTTCACCTCCACATGATTCCTTGCTCATCAACTTGAAATCAGATCCTTTTGAGCAGGTGAACTTATTTGAGGAGAATAAAGACTTAGCACGGGCCTTGTTTAAAGAGATGGAAGAGAAGTATGCAGGTTTAGGAGAACTTCCTCCGTCAATTGTAATTCGAACTCCTGCCGATGAAAGTCATTATGAGTATTTGGAGGGGAAGAAATGA